One window from the genome of Thermodesulfobacteriota bacterium encodes:
- a CDS encoding Fe-S-containing hydro-lyase, protein MTEPIRLKTPLTDRDVERLKIGDRVLINGIVYTGRDAAHRRLFDLLKEGKELPFDIRGQIIYYVGPTPARPGQVFGSAGPTTSYRMDAYSPALIEKGLKGMIGKGMRSDAVKEAMKRHRAVYFAATGGAGALLAKRIKKAEIVAYEDLGPEAIRRLEVEDLPVIVINDIHGNDLYIEGVKPYRRP, encoded by the coding sequence ATGACCGAACCCATCCGTTTGAAAACGCCCCTCACCGACCGGGATGTGGAGAGGTTGAAGATCGGGGATCGCGTTCTAATCAACGGGATCGTTTATACAGGCCGGGATGCGGCCCACCGAAGGCTCTTCGACCTCCTAAAGGAGGGAAAGGAGCTACCCTTCGATATTCGGGGGCAGATCATCTATTATGTGGGTCCCACCCCTGCCAGGCCCGGCCAGGTCTTTGGGTCCGCAGGCCCCACGACAAGTTACCGAATGGATGCCTATTCGCCGGCCCTGATCGAAAAGGGGCTCAAGGGCATGATCGGCAAGGGGATGCGGTCCGATGCGGTCAAAGAGGCCATGAAGAGGCACCGAGCGGTCTATTTCGCGGCCACGGGTGGCGCCGGGGCGTTGCTGGCCAAGAGGATCAAGAAGGCTGAGATCGTCGCTTACGAAGACCTCGGCCCTGAGGCGATCCGGAGGCTCGAGGTCGAGGACCTCCCCGTCATCGTCATCAACGATATCCACGGAAACGACCTTTATATCGAAGGTGTGAAACCGTATCGGAGGCCCTGA
- a CDS encoding CoB--CoM heterodisulfide reductase iron-sulfur subunit B family protein, whose amino-acid sequence MKFAYFPGCTDHSSSYEYGRSTEAVLETLGVELVEIEDWNCCGAAATHSLHRLLSLCLPARNIWKAQEAKAGPLVVPCAGCFSYLKRTEHVLQHNEAERKEIEEIVGFTYDPSIEILALMDVFLNRIGLEKIREKVKRPLKGLKTACYYGCALVRHPKITQLDHPENPQYLDRLMRGIGAEPVEWSYKTDCCGADLAMTYADVVQTLVGRIVSMAKEADAHCIVTSCGLCTMNLEMRQEAGLPIFYFTELIGVAFEIPRREHWWKKHLINPKPLLDSLGLS is encoded by the coding sequence ATGAAATTTGCCTACTTTCCTGGATGCACGGACCACTCTTCTTCCTATGAATACGGCCGCTCCACCGAGGCCGTCCTTGAAACCCTCGGCGTGGAACTGGTGGAGATCGAGGATTGGAACTGCTGCGGCGCAGCCGCCACCCACAGCCTCCATCGCCTCCTCTCCCTCTGCCTCCCCGCCCGCAATATCTGGAAGGCCCAGGAGGCCAAGGCGGGACCCCTCGTCGTTCCCTGCGCGGGCTGCTTCAGCTATCTCAAGAGGACCGAACACGTCCTGCAGCACAACGAGGCGGAGCGAAAGGAGATCGAGGAGATCGTGGGGTTCACCTACGATCCTTCGATCGAGATCCTGGCGTTGATGGACGTCTTTCTCAACCGGATCGGCCTGGAGAAGATCCGGGAGAAGGTGAAGCGGCCCCTGAAGGGGCTCAAAACCGCCTGCTACTATGGATGCGCCCTGGTGAGGCATCCGAAGATCACCCAGCTCGATCATCCGGAGAATCCCCAGTACCTCGATCGGCTGATGAGGGGGATTGGCGCCGAACCCGTGGAATGGTCTTACAAAACCGACTGTTGCGGCGCCGATCTGGCGATGACCTATGCCGATGTGGTTCAGACCCTGGTCGGAAGGATCGTCTCCATGGCGAAGGAGGCCGACGCGCACTGCATCGTCACCTCCTGCGGCCTCTGCACCATGAACCTCGAGATGCGACAGGAGGCGGGACTGCCCATCTTCTACTTCACCGAATTGATCGGGGTGGCCTTTGAGATCCCGAGGCGCGAGCATTGGTGGAAGAAGCACCTGATCAACCCGAAACCCCTCTTGGACTCCTTGGGGTTGAGTTAG
- a CDS encoding CoB--CoM heterodisulfide reductase iron-sulfur subunit A family protein, with protein sequence MKRLAVFICHCGVNIAGTVDVKAVAERVRKAPDVCHSTDYIYMCSEPGQQLLREAIREKGLEGVVVACCSPSMHEATFRKAVKAEGMNPYLCEIANIREQCSWVHQKEKAEATRKAEEIILAALEKVRKNEELEAIAVPIHRSVLVIGGGIAGMTAALDLAEGGYEVLLLEREQALGGHMLQLSKTFPDLRPASPEVLAKAKEIEAHPRIELRCYSEVEEVKGYVGNFDLVLRKKATYVDWQRCNGCGLCIPSCPKAFPSSFERGLGKRKAIDFLAPESVPHKPVILRDQCLYFLDQSCRRCEAVCPEQAIRFDQQEERVRKQVGAIVMATGYDLFPLPQIGEYGYGEIPDVVDGLAFERMLSPDGPTRGRILRPSDGRVPKEVVFIQCVASRDPDRYMPYCSRICCMYTAKQAALYKEQVPDGQPYIFFMDIRSDSKGYEEFLQRTIEEKGLLYLRGRVSRIFEDDGKVRVLGVDTLTGRSVEVAAEMVVLATALIPSTGIKELAAKLRATVDRHGFLTEAHIKLYPVESSTKGIYLAGCGQGPKDISDTVSQASATASKIQALLSTDRLLQDPLIAHVDEQICSGCGLCVEVCPYEAREMDPHRGISIVHPALCQGCGACVSACPNFACELRNSSSDQILRMVETFVTSSERV encoded by the coding sequence ATGAAGAGACTGGCCGTTTTCATCTGCCATTGCGGGGTCAACATCGCGGGCACGGTCGATGTGAAGGCCGTGGCCGAGAGGGTCCGGAAGGCCCCGGACGTCTGCCACAGCACCGACTATATCTACATGTGCTCCGAACCAGGGCAGCAGCTCCTTCGGGAGGCGATCCGGGAAAAGGGCCTCGAGGGTGTGGTCGTGGCCTGCTGTTCTCCCAGCATGCACGAGGCCACGTTCCGGAAGGCCGTGAAGGCCGAGGGGATGAATCCCTATCTCTGCGAGATCGCCAACATCCGGGAACAGTGCAGCTGGGTCCACCAGAAGGAGAAGGCCGAGGCCACCCGAAAGGCCGAGGAGATCATCCTGGCGGCCCTCGAGAAGGTGAGAAAGAATGAAGAGCTGGAGGCGATCGCCGTTCCCATCCACCGAAGCGTCCTCGTCATCGGCGGGGGGATCGCTGGGATGACCGCGGCCCTTGACCTTGCGGAGGGAGGCTACGAGGTCCTCCTCCTCGAGAGGGAGCAGGCCCTGGGCGGGCATATGCTTCAGCTCTCGAAGACCTTCCCGGACCTCCGCCCTGCCTCGCCGGAGGTCCTTGCAAAGGCCAAGGAGATCGAGGCGCATCCGAGGATCGAGCTCCGCTGCTATTCGGAGGTCGAAGAGGTGAAGGGTTATGTGGGCAATTTCGACCTCGTCCTCCGGAAGAAGGCGACCTACGTGGACTGGCAGAGGTGTAACGGGTGCGGACTCTGCATCCCTTCATGCCCAAAGGCCTTTCCCTCCTCCTTCGAAAGGGGTCTGGGGAAGCGCAAGGCCATCGACTTCCTCGCGCCCGAAAGCGTCCCCCATAAACCCGTGATCCTTCGGGACCAGTGCCTCTATTTTTTGGATCAAAGTTGTAGGAGATGCGAAGCGGTCTGTCCCGAGCAGGCCATCCGGTTCGATCAGCAAGAGGAGAGAGTCCGAAAACAGGTCGGGGCCATCGTCATGGCCACGGGGTACGACCTCTTCCCCCTCCCCCAGATCGGGGAATACGGGTATGGAGAGATCCCGGACGTCGTCGACGGGCTTGCCTTCGAACGGATGCTTTCGCCCGATGGCCCGACCCGTGGGAGGATCCTCCGACCCTCCGACGGAAGGGTTCCGAAAGAGGTCGTCTTCATCCAGTGCGTCGCCTCGAGAGACCCTGACCGGTACATGCCCTACTGCTCGCGCATCTGCTGCATGTATACGGCCAAACAGGCCGCCCTCTACAAGGAACAGGTCCCGGATGGGCAACCCTATATCTTTTTTATGGACATCCGTTCGGACAGCAAAGGCTATGAGGAATTCTTGCAGAGGACGATCGAGGAGAAGGGGCTCCTCTATCTCAGGGGCCGCGTCTCGAGGATCTTCGAGGACGATGGGAAGGTGAGGGTCTTGGGCGTGGATACCCTGACCGGTCGGTCCGTCGAGGTGGCAGCGGAGATGGTCGTCCTCGCCACGGCCTTGATCCCGAGCACGGGGATAAAGGAGCTGGCGGCCAAATTGAGGGCGACCGTGGACCGCCACGGATTCCTCACCGAGGCCCATATCAAACTCTATCCGGTGGAGAGCTCGACGAAGGGAATCTATCTGGCGGGCTGCGGTCAGGGGCCGAAAGACATCTCGGATACGGTCTCCCAGGCCTCGGCCACCGCCTCCAAGATTCAGGCCCTGCTGTCGACCGATCGCCTCCTGCAGGACCCCCTGATCGCCCATGTGGACGAGCAGATCTGCAGCGGCTGTGGCCTCTGTGTCGAGGTCTGTCCCTATGAGGCCAGAGAGATGGACCCCCATCGGGGGATCTCCATCGTTCACCCGGCCCTCTGTCAGGGATGTGGGGCCTGCGTCAGCGCTTGCCCAAATTTTGCCTGTGAGTTAAGAAACAGTTCGTCCGACCAGATCCTCCGGATGGTCGAGACCTTTGTCACCTCATCGGAGAGGGTTTAA
- a CDS encoding CoB--CoM heterodisulfide reductase iron-sulfur subunit A family protein, whose protein sequence is MAEALNHTSVRQPFIKRAMVIGGGIAGISAAIDIANAGYEVVLVEKLPSIGGRMLQLSETFPTLDCAQCTLTPKTVETGQHPRIRLLTYAEVEAVEGRVGDFTVRVRRKAAYVDWGKCTGCGLCQEKCPSKRPSEFERGMGMGKAIYTLSPQAVPNKPVINPSICRYFLEKKCRVCEKVCPVGAIDYEQQDRFVEERVGAIVVAVGFDLLPKEAFGEYGYGTIPDVIDGLAFERLNSASGPTAGEIRRPSDGKIPKEVAFIQCSGSRDPQRYFPYCSRVCCMYTAKHARLYKHKVHDGQAYIFYMDIRSTGKGYEEFIQQGMEEEGILYLRGRVSRIFQEDGRIVLWGVDTLTGRKVELSTDMVVLATAIQAHQESKELAQRLGIETDPYGFFTEAERKLRPMETRREGIFIAGAAQGPKDIADAVAHANGAASKVQALFAKN, encoded by the coding sequence GTGGCTGAAGCGTTGAATCATACATCGGTCAGACAACCTTTTATCAAAAGGGCGATGGTGATCGGCGGAGGGATCGCCGGGATCTCCGCAGCGATCGACATCGCCAATGCGGGCTACGAGGTCGTCCTGGTCGAGAAACTCCCCTCCATCGGCGGACGGATGCTCCAGCTCTCCGAAACCTTTCCCACCCTCGACTGTGCCCAGTGCACCCTCACTCCCAAGACGGTCGAGACGGGCCAGCACCCTCGCATCCGACTCCTCACCTACGCCGAGGTTGAGGCCGTCGAAGGCCGAGTGGGCGATTTCACGGTTCGTGTCCGGCGAAAGGCGGCCTATGTGGACTGGGGGAAATGCACGGGGTGCGGGCTCTGCCAGGAGAAGTGTCCTTCCAAAAGGCCCTCGGAGTTCGAGCGGGGCATGGGCATGGGCAAGGCGATCTACACCCTGTCTCCCCAGGCCGTTCCGAACAAGCCCGTCATCAATCCCTCCATCTGCCGCTATTTTCTGGAAAAGAAATGCAGGGTCTGCGAGAAGGTCTGCCCGGTGGGGGCCATCGATTATGAACAACAGGATCGGTTCGTGGAGGAGCGGGTCGGGGCGATCGTCGTCGCCGTGGGCTTCGACCTTCTGCCCAAGGAGGCCTTCGGCGAATACGGGTACGGAACGATCCCCGACGTGATCGACGGCCTGGCCTTCGAGAGGCTCAACTCCGCCTCGGGGCCAACGGCCGGAGAGATCCGCAGGCCCTCGGACGGAAAGATCCCGAAGGAGGTCGCCTTCATCCAGTGCTCCGGATCGCGGGACCCCCAACGCTACTTTCCCTACTGCTCAAGGGTCTGCTGCATGTACACCGCCAAACATGCCAGGCTCTACAAGCACAAGGTCCACGACGGGCAGGCCTACATCTTCTATATGGACATCCGCTCGACGGGGAAAGGCTATGAGGAGTTCATCCAACAGGGGATGGAGGAAGAGGGCATTCTCTACCTCCGCGGCCGCGTCTCCAGGATCTTTCAGGAGGACGGCCGCATCGTCCTCTGGGGCGTGGATACGTTGACGGGAAGAAAAGTGGAGCTCTCGACCGACATGGTCGTGTTGGCCACGGCCATCCAGGCCCACCAGGAGTCGAAGGAACTGGCACAGAGGCTCGGTATCGAAACGGACCCGTACGGGTTCTTTACCGAGGCTGAGCGAAAGCTCCGGCCCATGGAGACCCGGCGGGAGGGGATCTTTATCGCCGGGGCGGCCCAAGGACCGAAGGACATTGCCGATGCCGTCGCCCATGCCAATGGAGCGGCAAGCAAGGTCCAGGCCCTCTTTGCAAAAAATTAG
- a CDS encoding fumarate hydratase: protein MREIDVRRITEAVKNLCIEANTDLGEDVIEAFDRALRNEESPVGIEILKELKENAKIAKEEKVAICQDTGYAVVFLELGQEVLLTGGDLKEAVFEGVRQGYREGYLRKSICHPFTRENTGDNTPAILHTEIVSGDRVKITVAPKGGGSENMSGLAMLTPSDGIEGIKRFVVQRVMESGSNPCPPTIVGVGIGGTFEMAALLAKKSLLRPLGSKNPDPELNRLESELLEEVNKLGIGPQGLGGRTTSLAVHVLMMPCHIASFPVAVNIQCHAHRHKEAIL from the coding sequence ATGCGAGAGATCGACGTCAGACGGATCACGGAAGCGGTGAAAAACCTCTGTATCGAAGCCAATACCGACCTCGGTGAGGATGTGATCGAGGCCTTTGATCGGGCCCTCCGGAACGAGGAGTCCCCGGTGGGGATAGAAATCTTGAAAGAGCTGAAGGAGAATGCCAAGATCGCCAAGGAAGAGAAGGTGGCCATCTGCCAGGACACAGGATATGCTGTCGTCTTCCTCGAATTGGGGCAGGAGGTCCTGTTGACCGGGGGAGACCTGAAAGAGGCCGTCTTCGAAGGGGTCCGCCAGGGATACCGGGAAGGATACCTCCGAAAGTCGATCTGCCATCCCTTCACCCGGGAGAACACCGGGGACAATACCCCCGCCATCCTCCACACCGAGATCGTTTCGGGAGATCGGGTGAAGATTACGGTGGCCCCCAAAGGGGGTGGAAGCGAAAACATGAGCGGCCTGGCCATGCTCACCCCCTCCGATGGCATCGAAGGGATCAAGCGCTTTGTCGTCCAGAGGGTGATGGAGTCGGGTTCCAACCCCTGCCCCCCGACGATCGTGGGGGTCGGGATTGGAGGAACCTTCGAGATGGCCGCCTTGCTCGCGAAAAAGAGCCTGCTTCGACCCCTGGGAAGCAAAAACCCCGACCCGGAACTGAACCGTTTGGAGTCTGAACTCCTCGAGGAGGTCAACAAATTGGGAATCGGGCCCCAAGGGTTGGGAGGCCGAACCACCTCCTTGGCGGTCCATGTCCTGATGATGCCCTGCCACATCGCCAGTTTTCCGGTGGCGGTCAACATCCAGTGCCATGCCCATCGCCATAAGGAGGCCATCTTATAG
- a CDS encoding 4Fe-4S dicluster domain-containing protein, with protein MKIELSRAKIHNDFTKKVELISGQNLFACYQCGNCTAGCPVAFAMEVGPHEVIRYTLLGLEEEALKVNTFWLCASCLQCTSRCPKGIDIARVMDALRMVVLRKKDRRDHIQVSAFSEDFFERVPQIAFVSGFRKFLS; from the coding sequence ATGAAGATCGAGCTTTCACGTGCCAAAATTCACAATGATTTTACGAAGAAGGTCGAACTGATCAGCGGTCAGAACCTTTTTGCCTGCTATCAATGTGGAAATTGCACCGCGGGTTGCCCGGTCGCCTTTGCCATGGAGGTGGGCCCTCACGAGGTCATCCGTTATACCTTGCTGGGCCTTGAGGAAGAGGCCCTGAAGGTCAACACCTTCTGGCTCTGCGCCTCCTGCCTCCAGTGCACCTCGAGGTGCCCGAAAGGGATCGACATCGCAAGGGTCATGGACGCCCTGAGGATGGTCGTCTTGAGGAAAAAAGATCGAAGGGATCACATTCAGGTTTCGGCATTCTCCGAGGACTTTTTCGAAAGGGTGCCTCAGATCGCCTTCGTCAGCGGGTTTAGAAAGTTCCTCTCCTGA
- a CDS encoding 4Fe-4S dicluster domain-containing protein — protein MDIHPGPDQGQGAFAKEVERRSGERLNLCYQCLKCTAGCPTAPYMDIRPNSLIRMIQMGRKKEVLESRAIWFCVYCQTCGTRCPNEIHIGVIMDALREMATREGVPAKEKNIHLFHEAFIHSIQRLGRAHEVTMLMEYMLRSKDLMTGSLVPGMKLFFKGKFPLLPSFVKGRGEIKRIFERCTQKE, from the coding sequence ATGGACATTCATCCCGGTCCCGATCAGGGGCAAGGAGCCTTTGCGAAAGAGGTCGAGCGACGAAGCGGGGAGCGGCTCAACCTCTGTTACCAGTGCCTCAAGTGCACGGCCGGTTGTCCCACGGCTCCCTATATGGACATCCGGCCGAACAGCCTCATCCGGATGATCCAGATGGGAAGGAAGAAGGAGGTCCTGGAGAGCCGGGCGATCTGGTTCTGTGTCTACTGCCAGACCTGTGGAACCCGTTGCCCGAACGAGATCCACATCGGCGTCATCATGGATGCCCTGAGGGAGATGGCCACGAGGGAGGGCGTGCCGGCCAAGGAGAAGAATATCCATCTCTTCCACGAGGCCTTCATCCACAGCATCCAGAGACTGGGTCGAGCCCACGAGGTGACCATGCTGATGGAGTATATGCTCCGGAGCAAAGACCTGATGACGGGCTCCCTCGTCCCAGGGATGAAACTCTTCTTCAAGGGGAAATTCCCTCTCCTCCCCAGCTTCGTCAAGGGCCGCGGAGAGATTAAAAGGATCTTCGAACGATGTACGCAGAAGGAATGA
- a CDS encoding CoB--CoM heterodisulfide reductase iron-sulfur subunit B family protein codes for MGSLSGVGMDYLYFPGCTLYTKAKNFDQTARNCSLLLGFELKELPEWTCCGATFPLATDNLMALLPPARLLARARTQGASLTTLCAICFNVIKRTNRLIQEDGEKREKINQFIEANYEGDLKILHYLEILKGEIGFSKVKEKLVKPLRGLKAAAYYGCMLLRPFEEMRFDDKERPTLMEDFLAALGAEPIDFPYKIECCGSFQSVASPEVATECAYKILNSAVKHGAEVVISTCPMCTFNIDHKQADIKEHHLSFKPVPVLYFTQVLGMAMGLGVETLGFEQNFVDPIPLLREKGLL; via the coding sequence ATGGGATCGCTCTCAGGGGTGGGTATGGACTATCTCTACTTCCCAGGATGTACGTTATATACCAAGGCCAAAAATTTCGACCAGACCGCGCGCAACTGCTCCCTCCTCCTGGGATTTGAACTGAAGGAACTTCCGGAGTGGACCTGCTGCGGGGCGACCTTCCCCCTGGCCACCGACAATCTCATGGCCCTCCTCCCCCCTGCGAGACTCTTGGCCAGGGCCAGAACACAGGGCGCGTCCCTCACGACCCTCTGCGCCATCTGTTTCAACGTCATCAAACGGACAAATCGTCTGATCCAGGAGGATGGCGAGAAGCGGGAGAAGATCAACCAGTTCATCGAGGCAAATTACGAAGGGGACCTGAAAATCCTCCACTACCTCGAGATTCTGAAAGGGGAGATCGGATTCTCGAAGGTGAAGGAGAAGTTGGTCAAGCCGCTTCGGGGATTGAAGGCCGCGGCCTACTACGGCTGCATGCTCCTCCGTCCCTTCGAGGAGATGAGGTTCGACGACAAGGAGAGGCCGACCCTGATGGAGGATTTCCTCGCGGCCCTGGGCGCCGAGCCGATCGACTTTCCCTATAAGATTGAATGTTGTGGGTCCTTTCAATCCGTGGCCTCGCCCGAGGTCGCCACGGAATGTGCCTACAAGATTCTGAATTCTGCCGTGAAACACGGAGCGGAGGTGGTCATCTCCACCTGTCCGATGTGCACCTTCAACATCGATCACAAACAGGCGGATATCAAGGAACATCATCTCTCTTTCAAACCCGTGCCGGTCCTCTATTTCACGCAGGTCCTCGGCATGGCCATGGGATTAGGGGTCGAGACGCTCGGATTCGAACAGAACTTCGTGGACCCGATCCCCTTGCTCAGGGAAAAAGGGCTGCTCTGA